The Pontibacillus halophilus JSM 076056 = DSM 19796 genome includes a region encoding these proteins:
- a CDS encoding ABC transporter permease, with product MNVAKETQTSTPPAKSDVSSPWREAWRTFKKNKIALVGASIVGFFIVLALFAPLIMPYDYTKPDLLNRLKGPSADHWFGTDDFGRDILSRVIYGARISLWVGFSSVAGSIIVGCTLGIIAGYYGKWVDILISRVFDILLAFPSILLAIAIVAILGPDLQNALIAIAIINVPNFGRLIRSKVLSVKEEEYITAAKSVGMSDFRLLFQHILPNSMTPIIVQGTLAVATAIIEIAALSFLGLGAQSPDVDWGKMLADSKQYLVNAPWTMIFPGLAIMLTVLGFNLMGDGLRDALDPKMKQ from the coding sequence ATGAATGTAGCAAAGGAAACACAAACGTCCACTCCACCTGCAAAGTCAGATGTGTCCTCTCCGTGGCGCGAGGCGTGGCGTACGTTCAAGAAGAATAAAATAGCACTTGTTGGTGCATCCATTGTCGGCTTTTTCATTGTGCTCGCTCTATTTGCTCCGTTGATTATGCCGTATGATTACACGAAGCCAGATTTACTCAACCGATTAAAAGGGCCATCTGCCGATCACTGGTTCGGTACGGATGATTTCGGACGAGACATTTTATCCCGAGTTATCTATGGCGCACGCATATCGCTATGGGTCGGGTTCTCATCCGTCGCAGGGTCGATTATTGTAGGCTGTACACTCGGAATCATCGCTGGGTATTACGGGAAATGGGTAGACATTCTAATCTCGCGTGTCTTCGATATTCTACTCGCTTTCCCAAGTATTCTATTAGCCATTGCGATTGTAGCCATTCTAGGCCCTGACTTGCAGAATGCCTTAATTGCAATTGCCATCATTAACGTCCCGAACTTTGGTCGTCTTATCCGGTCTAAAGTATTAAGCGTGAAAGAAGAAGAGTACATTACCGCTGCCAAGTCGGTTGGCATGAGTGATTTCCGTCTTCTCTTTCAACATATACTTCCTAACAGTATGACGCCAATTATCGTACAAGGGACACTCGCTGTTGCAACAGCAATCATTGAGATTGCTGCACTAAGCTTCCTTGGCCTCGGTGCTCAATCTCCTGATGTTGATTGGGGGAAAATGCTTGCCGACTCCAAGCAATACCTTGTGAACGCTCCTTGGACGATGATTTTCCCTGGACTCGCGATTATGCTTACAGTCCTCGGATTTAACTTGATGGGAGACGGTCTCCGAGATGCACTCGATCCGAAAATGAAACAATAG